Proteins encoded together in one Scytonema millei VB511283 window:
- the aroF gene encoding 3-deoxy-7-phosphoheptulonate synthase, translating into MIIVMKVGSPQEEIDRISEEMCGRGLTPERIVGKHKVVIGLVGETAALDPLQLQEISPWIEQVLRVEQPFKRASLEFRHGQPTDVAIETPDGAVHIGQNHPVVTIAGPCSVENEEMIVATAQYVKASGAKLLRGGAYKPRTSPYAFQGHGESALGLLAAAREATGLGIITEVMDAEDLDKIVEVADVIQVGARNMQNFSLLKKVGAQPKPVFLKRGMSATIEEWLMAAEYIMAAGNPNVILCERGIRTFDRQYARNTLDLSVIPVLRSLTHLPIAIDPSHGTGRAEYVPSMAMAAIAAGADSLMIEVHPNPAKALSDGPQSLTPQRFDRLMQELSVIGRAVGRWQQPVVALT; encoded by the coding sequence ATGATTATTGTGATGAAAGTTGGTTCGCCACAAGAAGAGATCGATCGCATTAGTGAAGAAATGTGCGGTCGAGGGTTAACGCCTGAGAGGATTGTGGGGAAACATAAAGTTGTCATCGGATTAGTCGGCGAAACAGCCGCACTCGATCCGTTGCAACTGCAAGAAATTAGTCCTTGGATCGAACAAGTTTTGCGAGTAGAACAACCATTCAAACGTGCGAGTTTAGAGTTTCGTCACGGACAACCTACAGACGTAGCGATCGAAACGCCCGACGGAGCAGTTCACATCGGTCAAAATCATCCAGTGGTGACAATTGCGGGTCCCTGCTCGGTCGAAAATGAAGAAATGATCGTGGCTACGGCGCAGTACGTCAAAGCGTCAGGAGCTAAACTGTTGCGCGGTGGAGCGTACAAACCTCGGACATCTCCTTATGCTTTCCAAGGACATGGTGAAAGTGCTTTAGGCTTGTTAGCTGCTGCACGGGAAGCTACGGGCTTGGGCATCATTACTGAAGTGATGGACGCGGAAGATTTGGACAAGATTGTAGAAGTCGCCGATGTCATCCAAGTGGGGGCGCGGAATATGCAAAATTTCTCGCTGTTGAAAAAAGTGGGAGCGCAACCCAAACCAGTTTTCTTAAAACGAGGGATGTCAGCCACAATTGAAGAATGGTTGATGGCAGCTGAATATATCATGGCTGCGGGTAATCCCAACGTGATTTTATGCGAACGGGGTATTCGTACCTTCGATCGCCAGTATGCGCGAAATACCCTAGATTTATCGGTGATTCCCGTGTTGCGATCGCTGACTCACCTACCAATTGCGATCGATCCCAGCCACGGCACGGGAAGGGCAGAATACGTACCATCAATGGCAATGGCGGCGATCGCGGCGGGTGCAGATTCGCTGATGATAGAAGTCCATCCAAACCCTGCTAAAGCCCTATCTGATGGACCCCAATCCCTCACACCACAAAGATTCGATCGCTTAATGCAGGAACTCAGCGTTATTGGCAGAGCAGTAGGGCGCTGGCAGCAACCAGTTGTTGCTTTGACATAA
- a CDS encoding PAM68 family protein, with protein MAAEEPQKQSDRLPFEPARKRQKPPKAQASATQETKAQPNRKLTKREKEEIAIPKVVSSRMARRMAAFAGIPTFLGVSTFFVSYIVVSNGWLRLPPIAVLMVSMGCFGLGVLGITYGILSASWDEDRIGGIWGGQEFQTNWGRMVEAWRANRQKNV; from the coding sequence ATGGCAGCTGAAGAACCGCAAAAGCAAAGCGATCGCCTCCCGTTTGAACCTGCTAGGAAGCGCCAAAAACCTCCCAAAGCACAAGCCTCTGCGACTCAAGAAACCAAAGCACAACCGAACCGCAAGTTAACGAAGCGGGAAAAGGAAGAAATCGCTATTCCTAAAGTTGTTAGCAGTCGGATGGCACGGCGGATGGCGGCGTTTGCTGGGATACCAACATTTTTGGGGGTATCTACCTTTTTTGTCAGCTACATAGTTGTGAGCAACGGCTGGTTGAGATTGCCTCCCATAGCCGTGTTGATGGTAAGCATGGGATGTTTTGGCTTAGGCGTGTTAGGAATTACCTACGGTATTCTCTCTGCTTCTTGGGATGAAGATAGAATCGGAGGCATCTGGGGCGGACAAGAGTTCCAGACTAACTGGGGGCGTATGGTAGAAGCTTGGCGGGCAAATCGGCAAAAGAATGTTTAA
- the rpsO gene encoding 30S ribosomal protein S15 has translation MALTQQRKQELISEYQVHDTDTGSTEVQIAMLTERISRLSEHLRSNQKDHSSRRGLLKLIGQRKRLLSFLQSEDKQKYQNLLARLGIRG, from the coding sequence ATGGCACTGACACAACAGCGCAAGCAAGAGCTTATTTCCGAATATCAAGTTCACGATACCGATACGGGATCGACTGAAGTGCAAATAGCAATGCTAACAGAGCGGATTAGCCGTCTCAGCGAGCATCTACGCAGCAATCAGAAAGACCACTCTTCGCGACGGGGTTTGTTAAAATTAATCGGACAGCGCAAGCGGCTGTTAAGCTTCTTGCAAAGTGAAGACAAACAAAAATATCAGAATTTATTAGCTCGTCTCGGTATCCGAGGTTAG
- the tnpA gene encoding IS200/IS605 family transposase, which produces MKHQFKSNKNVVYSCKYHIVWCPKYRRSVLKSGVDIRLKEILQQIAQEIQVDILEMEIMPDHVHLLVEVDPQFGVHKAIKRFKGASSRYLRQEFPHLKSRLPTLWSNSYFISTVGGAPLEVIKQYIQFQKEV; this is translated from the coding sequence TTGAAACATCAATTCAAATCCAACAAAAACGTTGTCTACTCCTGTAAGTACCACATCGTCTGGTGTCCCAAATACAGACGCTCAGTACTCAAGTCGGGTGTGGATATTCGACTCAAAGAAATCTTGCAACAGATAGCCCAAGAAATTCAAGTAGATATTTTAGAGATGGAGATTATGCCCGACCACGTACACTTGCTAGTCGAGGTAGACCCGCAGTTCGGGGTACACAAAGCGATTAAACGTTTTAAGGGCGCATCGTCTCGTTATTTAAGACAAGAGTTTCCACACTTGAAAAGCAGACTTCCTACTCTTTGGAGTAACTCGTACTTTATCTCTACTGTTGGTGGAGCGCCTTTAGAAGTAATTAAGCAGTATATTCAGTTTCAGAAAGAAGTTTGA
- a CDS encoding RNA-guided endonuclease InsQ/TnpB family protein yields the protein MLVGYIYKLNPSPSQSAVMEKHVEMLRLQYNFRIRERAQAYEQAKSPVLGNYCDLATSSECCPLTCSVSKNALYGSPWTASGKKRSALAQQDADLPNLKRERPWYGQIQHHVLQQMLRRVDDAFQRFFRGEAGYPKPKRRSKFRSFSYPPGDVRFQGNRVRLPGIGWCRFFQSRPFPDGFTVKTVTVRSKADGWYISVRLQDNSVPTTPTPLAVKSAIGVDVGIAKLASIDTGEIIPNPGFLKSSSRRRRILHRRASRKRKGSKNRRKAYKKLACLEQKIERRRTDYQWKVAHKLTRTTDLIIFEDLNIKRMMARCKPKVDPETGRYLHNGQAAKRGLNRVIGDAAWGELKQKTIVVAAKSGVLIHSIHPRHTSQECSCCGYKSPTNRDQEKFLCESCGHIADADIDAAVVIRQRGLKELGISLPLLGVPQKVTPEKPVARQGKSATLVAESRNPQKYEQLSIFEWRKSG from the coding sequence ATGTTAGTCGGATATATCTACAAGCTCAACCCGTCTCCCAGTCAATCGGCTGTGATGGAGAAGCACGTAGAGATGTTAAGACTGCAATACAACTTTCGGATTCGTGAAAGAGCCCAAGCGTATGAGCAAGCCAAAAGTCCGGTGCTAGGCAATTACTGCGATCTAGCAACTTCATCTGAGTGCTGTCCTCTAACTTGCTCTGTCTCGAAAAATGCACTATACGGCTCTCCTTGGACAGCATCGGGCAAGAAGCGAAGCGCGTTGGCACAACAAGATGCCGATTTACCCAACCTTAAGCGAGAGCGCCCCTGGTACGGGCAGATTCAGCACCACGTTCTCCAGCAAATGCTGCGGCGGGTAGACGATGCCTTTCAACGGTTCTTTCGAGGAGAGGCGGGCTACCCCAAACCCAAGCGACGAAGTAAATTTCGCTCGTTTAGCTATCCTCCTGGAGACGTGCGCTTTCAAGGTAATCGCGTTCGTCTGCCTGGGATTGGTTGGTGTCGGTTTTTCCAGTCCCGCCCGTTTCCAGACGGCTTTACCGTCAAGACTGTAACAGTCCGCTCTAAGGCTGATGGCTGGTATATTAGCGTTCGATTGCAGGATAATTCTGTCCCAACCACCCCAACACCACTAGCTGTAAAAAGTGCAATTGGTGTGGATGTTGGTATAGCCAAACTAGCTTCTATCGACACGGGCGAAATTATTCCCAACCCAGGCTTCCTGAAATCTAGCTCAAGGCGACGGCGAATATTACATAGACGCGCATCTCGCAAGAGAAAAGGGTCTAAGAACCGTCGTAAAGCATATAAAAAACTAGCTTGTCTTGAACAAAAAATAGAGCGGCGACGCACGGATTATCAGTGGAAAGTAGCACACAAACTAACCCGTACCACCGATCTCATCATCTTCGAGGATCTCAATATCAAGCGAATGATGGCACGCTGCAAGCCCAAGGTAGATCCCGAAACCGGACGCTACCTACATAACGGTCAGGCTGCGAAGCGAGGTTTGAATCGAGTTATCGGAGATGCGGCTTGGGGTGAGTTGAAACAAAAAACAATTGTCGTGGCTGCGAAGTCAGGTGTTTTGATTCATTCGATTCATCCCAGGCACACCAGTCAGGAATGTAGTTGCTGCGGCTACAAAAGCCCCACAAACCGCGACCAAGAGAAGTTTTTGTGCGAGTCTTGCGGTCATATAGCCGATGCAGATATTGATGCCGCTGTCGTAATCCGGCAACGCGGATTGAAAGAACTTGGCATATCGCTGCCACTACTGGGAGTCCCCCAGAAAGTTACGCCTGAGAAGCCTGTTGCAAGACAGGGGAAATCAGCGACGTTGGTTGCTGAGTCCAGGAACCCTCAAAAATACGAGCAATTGTCTATTTTTGAGTGGAGGAAGAGTGGGTAA
- a CDS encoding bifunctional riboflavin kinase/FAD synthetase, with translation MWITESTTNALTPTAVALGNFDGLHRGHQQVIQPVVSFGREQGAGSREQGEVNNFTHHSTVVTFNPHPQEFFSGQSRQLLTPLPEKVKQLSSWGIEQLVLLPFNRELAALSPEDFVEQILVQQLQAKTISIGQDFRFGKQRSGTATDLQAIAARFGIPVAILPNYNCEGERISSSAIRQALTEGNVKRAELLLARPYTLQGKVVKGQQLGRTIGFPTANIQLPENKFLPRLGVYAVRVLIEDERVDGQGRQRQGGYGSAEEAEGATQNSKLKINSEFRIPNSEFGIAVGVMNLGYRPTVNGIGLTVEVHLFDWSGDLYGKAIAVQLEEFIRPEKKFASLDELKAQIAVDSAKARILLTPKYTTDNSH, from the coding sequence GTGTGGATAACTGAATCTACTACTAACGCTCTAACTCCAACTGCTGTTGCCCTGGGAAATTTTGACGGCTTGCATCGCGGGCATCAGCAAGTAATTCAGCCTGTCGTAAGTTTTGGTAGGGAGCAGGGAGCAGGGAGCAGGGAGCAGGGAGAAGTAAACAATTTCACTCACCACTCAACAGTAGTGACGTTTAATCCTCACCCGCAGGAGTTTTTTAGCGGACAGTCTCGCCAACTGCTGACACCACTACCAGAGAAAGTCAAGCAGTTATCCAGTTGGGGGATCGAGCAGTTGGTATTGCTACCTTTTAATCGAGAGTTAGCAGCTTTGAGTCCTGAAGATTTTGTCGAGCAAATATTAGTACAACAACTGCAAGCGAAAACAATTAGCATCGGACAAGATTTTCGCTTTGGCAAGCAGCGGAGCGGTACGGCAACAGATTTACAGGCGATCGCGGCTCGATTTGGTATTCCCGTGGCGATTTTGCCAAACTACAATTGTGAAGGCGAGAGGATTAGCAGTTCTGCGATTCGACAAGCATTAACTGAAGGCAATGTCAAACGCGCCGAGTTGTTATTAGCTCGTCCTTATACTCTTCAAGGTAAGGTCGTCAAAGGACAGCAATTAGGAAGAACCATTGGCTTTCCCACAGCTAATATTCAGTTACCCGAAAATAAGTTTTTACCCCGCCTTGGTGTTTATGCCGTCAGAGTGCTGATAGAAGACGAGAGAGTTGATGGGCAAGGAAGACAGAGACAAGGGGGATATGGGAGTGCTGAGGAAGCTGAGGGAGCAACTCAAAATTCAAAATTGAAAATTAATTCCGAATTCCGAATTCCGAATTCCGAATTCGGAATTGCTGTTGGAGTGATGAATCTTGGCTATCGTCCTACTGTTAACGGAATTGGGCTAACGGTAGAAGTACATTTGTTTGATTGGTCGGGCGATCTTTATGGTAAAGCGATCGCCGTTCAATTAGAAGAATTTATCCGACCGGAAAAAAAGTTTGCTTCCCTGGATGAACTGAAAGCACAAATTGCAGTTGATTCCGCCAAGGCAAGAATTCTGCTAACACCAAAATACACCACTGATAATAGTCATTAG
- the surE gene encoding 5'/3'-nucleotidase SurE encodes MKLLISNDDGIYALGVRTLANTLAEAGHDVFVVCPDRERSATGHGLTLHQPIRAELIESIFHPKIKAWACSGTPSDCVKLALWALLDTPPDLVLSGINQGANLGTDILYSGTVSAAMEGIIERIPSIAFSLTSFIHQDFQVAANFARSLVAQLEREPLSQLMLLNVNVPPVPQADITGVTFTRQGIRRYVDVFEKRVDPRGKTYYWLAGELLEEVEPEPDLHLPQHIPTDVDAIRQNYITVTPLQYNLTCASGLQQLSQRQINFPPG; translated from the coding sequence ATGAAACTACTGATCAGCAATGATGATGGTATTTACGCTCTTGGTGTCCGCACCCTTGCCAATACTTTAGCTGAGGCGGGACACGATGTATTTGTCGTCTGCCCCGATCGCGAGCGATCGGCAACTGGACACGGTTTGACCCTGCATCAGCCGATCCGCGCCGAACTGATTGAATCGATTTTTCATCCCAAAATTAAAGCCTGGGCGTGTTCTGGCACTCCTTCTGACTGTGTGAAGTTGGCTTTGTGGGCTTTACTCGACACCCCCCCCGATTTGGTTCTGTCTGGCATCAATCAAGGGGCGAATCTAGGGACTGATATTTTGTATTCCGGTACGGTTTCCGCCGCAATGGAAGGGATCATCGAGCGCATTCCTAGTATTGCTTTTAGCCTGACTAGTTTTATCCATCAAGATTTTCAAGTCGCAGCTAACTTTGCTCGGTCTTTGGTTGCCCAGTTGGAACGGGAGCCGCTATCACAACTGATGTTACTCAACGTTAACGTTCCTCCCGTGCCGCAAGCAGACATTACTGGAGTCACGTTCACTCGTCAGGGCATACGACGATATGTAGATGTCTTTGAAAAACGAGTCGATCCCCGCGGCAAAACTTATTACTGGTTGGCAGGGGAACTATTAGAAGAAGTGGAACCAGAACCGGATCTGCATTTGCCTCAACACATTCCTACCGACGTGGATGCGATTCGCCAAAATTACATCACCGTCACGCCGTTGCAATATAACCTGACTTGTGCGTCAGGTTTACAACAATTAAGTCAGCGGCAAATAAATTTTCCTCCTGGGTAG
- the pheS gene encoding phenylalanine--tRNA ligase subunit alpha, with amino-acid sequence MTDQPSNLVTQLETLRQEAQTAIADADCLERLEELRVAYLGKKGQLSAIMRQMGQLSAEERPQFGAIANTVKEAVQAGLDDRRTKLQAERLQAKLESETIDVTMPGVFRPLGHAHPLNSTTDRIIDIFVGLGYTVATGPEIETDYYNFEALNFLPDHPARDMQDTLYLPDGNLLRTHTSNGQIHYMEDNEPPVRIVVPGRCYRRDTVDATHAAVFHQIEFFAVDEGITFTDLKGTIQIFLQEMFGEVPIRFRASYFPFTEPSAEVDVQWKGRWLEVMGCGAIDPNVLKAVGYDPEVYTGFAAGMGVERLAMVLHQIDDIRRFYSSDLRFLRQF; translated from the coding sequence ATGACCGACCAGCCTAGTAACTTAGTAACGCAACTAGAAACGCTACGACAGGAAGCACAAACTGCGATCGCTGATGCCGATTGCCTGGAGCGATTGGAAGAACTTAGAGTAGCGTACTTGGGCAAAAAAGGTCAGTTGTCTGCAATTATGCGGCAAATGGGTCAGCTCTCAGCTGAAGAACGCCCGCAATTTGGCGCGATCGCCAACACCGTTAAAGAAGCGGTACAAGCAGGTTTAGACGATCGACGTACTAAGCTTCAAGCAGAGCGACTCCAGGCGAAATTAGAATCTGAAACTATAGATGTGACTATGCCCGGGGTTTTTCGTCCCCTCGGTCACGCCCATCCCCTCAACAGTACTACTGACAGGATTATTGATATTTTTGTCGGTCTGGGTTACACCGTAGCAACGGGACCGGAAATCGAAACGGATTATTACAACTTCGAGGCACTCAATTTCTTACCCGACCATCCAGCACGGGATATGCAGGATACGCTATATCTCCCTGATGGCAATTTGCTGCGGACTCATACATCAAACGGGCAAATTCATTATATGGAAGACAACGAGCCGCCCGTGCGAATTGTAGTTCCAGGTCGCTGCTATCGGCGAGATACTGTAGATGCTACCCATGCCGCAGTTTTCCATCAGATAGAATTTTTCGCGGTAGATGAGGGTATTACTTTCACCGACCTCAAAGGTACGATCCAAATATTTTTACAAGAAATGTTTGGTGAGGTGCCGATCCGCTTCCGTGCTAGTTATTTCCCTTTCACCGAACCTTCAGCTGAAGTAGACGTGCAGTGGAAAGGGCGCTGGTTGGAAGTTATGGGTTGCGGCGCGATCGATCCGAACGTGTTGAAAGCTGTAGGCTACGACCCAGAAGTCTACACGGGTTTTGCCGCTGGTATGGGTGTGGAACGGTTGGCAATGGTACTCCACCAAATCGATGATATTCGTCGCTTTTACAGTAGCGATCTGCGGTTTTTGCGACAGTTTTAA
- a CDS encoding thermonuclease family protein: protein MASPFYLTIEGKFVIADKEPDGDSVRFIADDLDLYQELQRNYRIKPSRDRSVQLRFEGIDAPEVHYGRYAQPLGDETRDFLLKKMGFAKIKFQGDRVQSADPDTISGVILTQAADVNGRPISYALIGKNATQLENGNWTQVEPELLRQTLNFLMMAEGKAYYTVYTSTPRSHRQVLREAALAAREKDLGVWAADSTSIFRLVDFDSITPPNGQLILPKLFRRCTDYLKAVADGYSGNLADWLEGVSLQRSRNENDAVIIRDRTQVSLSSLIEQYNSQIAFQEDLLDITFVEKT, encoded by the coding sequence ATGGCATCACCTTTTTACCTCACGATCGAAGGTAAATTTGTCATAGCAGACAAAGAACCAGATGGAGATTCTGTACGCTTTATTGCTGACGATCTAGATTTATATCAAGAACTCCAGCGCAATTACCGAATTAAACCTTCTCGCGATCGCAGCGTTCAATTGCGATTTGAAGGTATAGATGCTCCAGAAGTACATTATGGCAGATATGCCCAACCTCTAGGGGACGAAACTCGCGATTTTCTCCTAAAAAAGATGGGTTTTGCCAAAATCAAATTTCAAGGCGATCGCGTCCAATCTGCCGATCCCGATACGATTTCTGGAGTTATTTTAACTCAGGCTGCTGATGTCAACGGACGACCTATCTCTTATGCACTAATCGGCAAGAATGCCACACAGCTAGAGAATGGAAACTGGACGCAAGTTGAACCAGAACTTTTGCGCCAAACTCTTAACTTTCTAATGATGGCTGAGGGCAAAGCTTATTATACTGTTTATACTTCTACACCGCGATCGCATCGTCAAGTTCTGCGGGAAGCAGCTTTAGCAGCGCGGGAAAAAGATTTAGGAGTATGGGCAGCAGATAGTACTAGTATTTTCAGATTAGTAGACTTCGATTCTATTACTCCTCCCAACGGCCAATTGATTTTACCAAAGCTATTTCGACGCTGCACTGATTATCTTAAAGCTGTCGCTGACGGTTATAGCGGTAATCTTGCCGATTGGCTAGAAGGTGTTTCTCTCCAGCGATCGCGCAATGAAAATGATGCCGTCATTATTCGCGATCGGACTCAAGTTTCTCTTAGTAGCCTAATCGAACAATATAACAGTCAGATCGCGTTTCAAGAAGATTTATTAGATATTACTTTTGTAGAAAAAACGTGA
- a CDS encoding sunset domain-containing protein, whose product MKLLISFRRAAATSILIAAAILSGCSRQSGELTNNTQSSPNNTNTAPTSTPSARKDTTQQTSCADGNPIKGIDSKRLGKIALTPQSPVYNKVEPLRCFPNISAAQAAGYTVPK is encoded by the coding sequence ATGAAACTTTTAATTTCTTTTCGCAGAGCAGCTGCTACCTCGATCCTTATTGCAGCTGCAATTCTTTCTGGCTGTAGTCGCCAATCTGGTGAGTTAACGAATAATACCCAAAGCTCACCAAATAATACGAATACTGCACCTACATCTACTCCATCAGCTCGAAAGGATACAACACAACAAACAAGTTGTGCTGATGGTAATCCAATCAAAGGTATTGATAGCAAAAGATTAGGAAAAATTGCTCTCACTCCCCAATCTCCCGTATACAATAAGGTCGAGCCGTTAAGATGTTTTCCTAACATATCAGCAGCACAAGCAGCAGGTTATACAGTTCCCAAATAG
- a CDS encoding HdeD family acid-resistance protein has translation MTTDISSNSSKGIDRSLLVGILLTIFGVIAIALPAVSTIFFETWVALILISSGAAKLFYAFQTRNDGGFAWKLVLSILYIATGIMLFVYPLTGVLTLTLLLGSFLLAEGVFETILAFRLRPQQNWTWVLGDGIITLILGGMIWFQYPFNAPWIIGTLVGASILFTGISRVMLSLSGRSSLDKTNQPTSA, from the coding sequence ATGACAACAGATATTTCTTCTAACAGTAGCAAAGGTATCGATCGCTCTCTGCTCGTCGGCATACTACTCACTATTTTCGGAGTTATTGCGATCGCTTTACCTGCTGTCTCAACCATATTTTTTGAGACTTGGGTAGCACTGATTTTAATTAGCTCTGGAGCTGCTAAGCTATTTTATGCGTTTCAAACTCGCAACGATGGGGGTTTTGCTTGGAAGCTCGTATTGAGCATTCTGTACATTGCTACAGGCATCATGCTGTTTGTTTATCCCTTAACAGGTGTATTAACGCTGACTTTGCTGCTGGGTAGTTTTCTGCTTGCGGAAGGTGTTTTTGAAACAATTCTGGCTTTCCGTTTGCGTCCGCAACAGAATTGGACTTGGGTACTCGGTGACGGTATTATCACCTTAATCTTAGGTGGGATGATTTGGTTTCAGTATCCCTTCAATGCACCGTGGATAATTGGTACTTTAGTTGGTGCTAGCATTTTGTTTACAGGAATTTCGCGGGTAATGCTTTCGTTAAGCGGACGTTCGAGTTTAGACAAAACTAACCAACCAACTTCAGCATAA
- a CDS encoding tetratricopeptide repeat protein, with protein sequence MTTSLCIIVKNEEIALPRCLNSVKDVVEEIVVLDTGSSDRTVEVARQSGAKIYHFNWCNDFSAARNEALKYVTGDWVLVLDADEILVPEIIPDLQQVMKGDRFLVVNLLRQEVGAVQSPYSLVSRLFRRHQDIYFARPYHAMIDDSVTEILRREPHWQIANLDKVAILHYGYQQQQIAQKDKFVQAEKIMSGFLASHPDDPYVCSKLGALYVQTGKVVPGIELLERGLESAANNEEILYELHYHLGLAYSYNRQITQAITSYQTAAQLNVSSFLKIGAYNNLGNLWQKIGNLQQAKSNYLKILQIDPNFALGYYNLGITLKAMGQFVEAIAAYERAIQLNPEYAQAYQNLGVVLLKLGRVRESLAAFQQAIALYESSNPAVARQLSQNLQEMGF encoded by the coding sequence ATGACTACTAGCCTTTGTATTATTGTCAAAAATGAAGAAATAGCGCTACCTCGGTGTCTCAATAGTGTTAAAGATGTTGTAGAGGAAATAGTTGTTTTAGATACTGGATCTAGCGATCGCACGGTGGAAGTAGCTCGGCAATCTGGGGCAAAAATATATCATTTTAACTGGTGTAATGATTTTAGTGCAGCGCGAAATGAGGCACTTAAGTACGTGACTGGTGATTGGGTTTTAGTACTCGATGCAGATGAGATTTTAGTACCTGAAATTATACCGGATTTACAACAGGTAATGAAGGGCGATCGCTTCCTAGTAGTTAATTTACTACGGCAAGAAGTTGGTGCGGTACAATCACCCTATTCTTTAGTCTCGCGTTTGTTTCGTCGCCATCAAGATATCTATTTTGCGCGTCCCTATCACGCCATGATTGATGATAGCGTTACGGAAATTCTTCGTCGCGAACCCCACTGGCAAATTGCTAACTTAGATAAGGTTGCTATCTTGCACTATGGATATCAACAACAGCAAATTGCACAAAAAGATAAGTTTGTCCAAGCTGAGAAGATCATGTCAGGCTTTTTGGCTAGTCATCCTGACGATCCTTATGTTTGTAGTAAGTTGGGTGCTTTGTACGTACAAACAGGCAAAGTTGTGCCAGGAATTGAATTATTAGAACGAGGATTGGAATCTGCGGCAAACAATGAGGAAATTTTGTACGAACTACACTATCATTTAGGACTTGCTTATAGTTACAATCGCCAAATAACGCAAGCAATTACATCGTATCAAACAGCAGCTCAGTTAAATGTATCCTCTTTTTTAAAAATTGGTGCTTATAATAATTTAGGGAATTTATGGCAAAAAATAGGAAATTTACAGCAAGCTAAGTCTAATTATTTGAAAATCTTACAAATCGACCCTAATTTTGCTTTAGGTTACTACAATTTAGGTATTACTTTAAAGGCAATGGGACAATTTGTAGAAGCGATCGCAGCTTACGAACGCGCAATTCAACTCAATCCCGAATATGCCCAAGCTTATCAGAATTTGGGAGTCGTATTGCTGAAACTAGGGCGAGTTAGAGAAAGTTTAGCAGCATTTCAACAGGCGATCGCACTTTACGAATCGAGCAATCCTGCTGTGGCAAGGCAATTGTCCCAAAACTTACAGGAAATGGGATTTTAG
- a CDS encoding fasciclin domain-containing protein gives MCNRMLKRLASLIGVVGASILIGLPVEAQQPSGGATNPRPSIFNEPPYNRRTGTPPTTPTTPPSETQPPETAPSPVTPAPGATEPSTENVVALAAANDSFKTLTAALKAAGLTETLSGQGPFTVFAPTDAAFAQLPQDALQELLKPENKDILVKILTYHVVPGNVTSSDLKSGEVKTVEGGAVNVQADPSKGVSVNDASVVQPDIKASNGVIHAIDKVMLPPDL, from the coding sequence ATGTGCAATAGGATGCTCAAGCGACTAGCGAGCCTGATAGGGGTTGTAGGAGCCAGTATCCTCATCGGACTTCCTGTGGAAGCGCAACAGCCAAGTGGAGGAGCAACTAATCCCAGACCTAGTATTTTCAACGAACCCCCTTACAACCGTCGTACTGGTACGCCACCCACAACACCGACTACACCACCATCGGAAACTCAGCCACCAGAAACAGCGCCTAGTCCTGTGACTCCTGCACCAGGAGCAACTGAGCCTTCAACGGAGAACGTAGTGGCTCTAGCCGCCGCTAATGACTCCTTCAAAACCTTGACAGCTGCTCTCAAGGCGGCAGGTTTGACAGAAACTCTTTCTGGACAGGGACCATTCACTGTGTTTGCGCCGACAGATGCAGCTTTTGCTCAATTACCTCAAGATGCCTTGCAAGAGTTGTTGAAACCTGAAAATAAAGATATTCTGGTCAAAATCTTGACCTACCACGTAGTACCAGGTAATGTCACATCTAGCGACTTAAAATCTGGGGAAGTTAAGACAGTAGAAGGCGGTGCTGTGAACGTACAAGCCGATCCTAGCAAGGGTGTGTCTGTGAACGATGCTAGTGTAGTCCAACCCGATATTAAAGCGAGTAATGGTGTCATCCACGCGATTGATAAAGTGATGCTACCTCCTGACTTGTAG